The Blautia hydrogenotrophica DSM 10507 genome window below encodes:
- the rnc gene encoding ribonuclease III, translating to MTETLKELEKELGYQFRDINLLKQAVTHSSYSNEKNMGKLGCNERLEFLGDAVLEVISSEFLYQKFPILQEGELTKKRASMVCEPTLALCAREIRLDNYLLLGHGEENTGGRKRDSIVSDALEAVIGAIYLDGGLASAKEFILKHVLNDMEHKQLFYDSKTILQEIVQEHGNNPVSYQLIREDGPDHNKIFTVEVRVKQEVLGVGQGHTKKAAEQAAAYQAVMALRKTKVKYVSKKH from the coding sequence ATGACAGAGACTTTAAAAGAATTAGAAAAAGAGTTGGGATATCAATTTCGGGATATCAATCTGCTCAAGCAAGCCGTTACACATAGTTCTTATTCCAATGAGAAAAACATGGGAAAATTGGGGTGTAATGAGAGACTGGAATTTTTGGGGGATGCGGTGCTCGAGGTAATCAGCAGTGAATTTTTGTATCAGAAATTTCCCATTCTCCAGGAGGGGGAGTTGACAAAGAAACGGGCAAGTATGGTCTGTGAGCCAACGCTTGCGCTGTGCGCCAGGGAGATTCGTCTGGACAACTATCTGCTTTTAGGACATGGGGAGGAGAACACTGGCGGGAGAAAGAGAGATTCCATTGTATCGGATGCTTTGGAGGCGGTCATAGGCGCTATATATCTGGACGGTGGACTTGCTAGTGCGAAAGAGTTTATCTTAAAGCATGTGCTGAATGATATGGAACATAAACAGCTCTTTTACGATAGCAAGACTATCTTGCAGGAGATTGTGCAAGAGCATGGAAATAATCCGGTATCTTACCAGCTGATTCGGGAGGATGGGCCAGACCACAACAAGATTTTTACTGTGGAGGTCAGAGTGAAACAGGAAGTGTTGGGTGTGGGACAAGGACATACAAAAAAAGCGGCAGAGCAGGCAGCGGCTTATCAGGCGGTGATGGCGCTGAGAAAAACGAAGGTGAAGTATGTATCTAAAAAACATTGA